The Pseudomonas fluorescens genome includes a window with the following:
- a CDS encoding amino acid ABC transporter permease, translating to MSQTQAERLQAERKLAENQFDITQYDHVPRRYYGRIFFATVIVIALIGLVRAFAEGKIEWSYIGQFLTSQAIMWGLLNTVVMAVLAMALGIVFGVITAIMRMSANPILRYVALIYTWLFRGTPLILQLLLWFNLALIFPTIGIPGLFEMDTVSLMTPFVAALLGLSINQGAYTAEVVRAGLLSVDTGQYEAAKSIGMPRLQALRRIILPQAMRIIIPPVGNEFIGMVKMTSLASVIQYSELLYNAQNIYYANARVMELLIVAGIWYLATVTVLSFGQSRLERRFARGAGKRS from the coding sequence ATGAGCCAGACACAGGCAGAACGACTCCAGGCGGAGCGCAAGCTGGCGGAAAACCAGTTCGACATCACCCAGTACGATCATGTGCCCCGGCGCTACTACGGGCGGATCTTCTTCGCCACGGTGATCGTCATCGCACTCATCGGCCTGGTGCGCGCCTTCGCCGAAGGCAAGATCGAATGGTCGTACATCGGCCAGTTCCTGACCTCCCAGGCGATCATGTGGGGCCTGCTCAACACCGTCGTCATGGCGGTGCTGGCGATGGCGCTGGGGATCGTGTTCGGTGTGATCACCGCGATCATGCGCATGTCGGCCAACCCGATCCTGCGCTATGTGGCGCTGATCTACACCTGGCTGTTTCGCGGTACGCCGCTGATCCTGCAACTGCTGTTGTGGTTCAACCTGGCGCTGATCTTCCCCACCATCGGCATCCCCGGCCTGTTCGAAATGGACACCGTGAGCCTGATGACCCCATTCGTGGCGGCCCTGCTTGGCTTGAGCATCAACCAAGGTGCCTACACCGCTGAAGTGGTGCGTGCCGGTCTACTCTCGGTGGACACCGGGCAGTATGAAGCCGCGAAGTCGATCGGCATGCCGCGCCTGCAAGCGCTGCGTCGAATCATCCTGCCCCAGGCCATGCGCATCATCATTCCACCGGTGGGAAACGAGTTCATCGGCATGGTGAAAATGACCTCGCTGGCGAGCGTCATCCAATACTCGGAACTGCTCTACAACGCCCAGAACATCTACTACGCCAACGCCCGCGTGATGGAGCTGCTGATCGTCGCCGGCATCTGGTACCTGGCCACCGTCACCGTCCTGTCCTTTGGTCAGAGCCGCCTGGAGCGTCGTTTCGCCCGCGGCGCCGGCAAGCGTTCCTGA
- a CDS encoding sugar ABC transporter substrate-binding protein, translated as MRRCTLLFATLLLLFSQWAAADYRIGVSIARVDDNFMTYVRNGLAEAAKKENVQIQFEDAQGDVVRQLNQVQGFINQKVDAVIVLPVDTSATANITRAAVEAKTPLVYVNRHPDERTLPKGVVTVASNDIEAGHLQMRYLAEKLGGKGNLAIIMGDLAQNATHDRTEGVKQVLKDYPGIKIVEQQSAEWQRNKGMDLTSNWLLAGSRFDAIVANNDEMAIGAAMALQQAGKTKGEVAIVGIDGLPDGLAAIKRGMLVASVFQDPKAQATSAVQAALKMIKGEPVETDVWVPFQLIKPEQLAVFEQHYK; from the coding sequence ATGCGTCGTTGCACACTGCTTTTCGCCACCCTGCTATTGCTCTTCAGCCAATGGGCCGCCGCCGACTATCGCATCGGCGTCAGCATCGCCAGGGTCGACGACAACTTCATGACCTACGTGCGTAACGGCCTGGCCGAGGCCGCGAAAAAGGAAAACGTGCAGATTCAGTTCGAGGACGCCCAAGGCGACGTGGTGCGCCAACTCAACCAGGTCCAGGGTTTTATCAACCAGAAAGTGGATGCGGTCATTGTCCTGCCGGTGGACACCTCTGCCACGGCCAATATCACCCGCGCCGCGGTCGAAGCGAAGACGCCGCTGGTCTACGTCAACCGTCACCCGGACGAACGCACCTTGCCCAAGGGCGTCGTCACGGTGGCGTCCAATGACATCGAGGCCGGACATCTGCAGATGCGCTACCTGGCCGAAAAGCTCGGCGGCAAGGGCAACCTCGCGATCATCATGGGCGACCTGGCGCAAAACGCCACCCACGACCGCACCGAAGGCGTCAAACAGGTGCTCAAGGACTATCCCGGCATCAAGATCGTCGAGCAGCAAAGTGCCGAGTGGCAGCGCAACAAAGGGATGGACCTGACCAGTAACTGGTTGCTGGCGGGCAGTCGGTTCGACGCCATCGTCGCCAACAACGACGAGATGGCCATCGGTGCGGCCATGGCCTTGCAGCAGGCCGGCAAAACCAAGGGCGAGGTCGCCATCGTCGGGATCGACGGCTTGCCCGATGGCCTCGCGGCGATCAAGCGCGGGATGCTGGTCGCCTCGGTGTTCCAGGATCCCAAGGCCCAGGCGACCAGCGCGGTACAGGCAGCGCTCAAGATGATCAAGGGAGAACCGGTGGAAACGGACGTCTGGGTGCCCTTTCAGTTGATCAAGCCTGAGCAGTTGGCGGTGTTTGAGCAACATTACAAGTAG
- the gcvA gene encoding transcriptional regulator GcvA, which yields MRNLPPSSSLRAFEAATRHATFTAAAEELHVTQSAVSHQLKHLEQLWGLQLFHRGNSQHLTSAGAALAPIVREFFMKLEATLADLREQNGRQRLSVSTTYSFALKWLLPRLPDLAKAHPEILLTLDSTDSPINFSTTDPDVAIRLGNGHFPSLFSEFLFREQIFPVASPTLLARFGTPQTAAELLRYPLLTRDGAALVPKWEQWFAQVGVEVTSLKESIRYADTNMTIEAALLGQGIALARSGHVEAELNDGRLERLFELPCASPLAYYFVCPKGIETQPHITHFRRWLVTQALDAQHAYA from the coding sequence ATGCGAAACCTCCCTCCTTCTTCGAGCCTGCGCGCCTTTGAAGCCGCTACCCGGCACGCCACATTCACCGCGGCAGCAGAGGAGTTGCATGTCACACAGAGCGCAGTGAGCCACCAGCTCAAGCATTTGGAACAGCTCTGGGGATTGCAACTGTTTCATCGCGGTAACTCGCAGCACCTGACCTCGGCAGGCGCAGCGCTTGCGCCCATCGTGCGGGAATTCTTCATGAAGCTCGAGGCCACCTTGGCCGATCTGCGCGAGCAGAACGGGCGACAGCGGCTGAGCGTGAGCACGACCTATTCTTTCGCCTTGAAGTGGTTGCTGCCCAGGCTGCCTGATTTGGCGAAAGCGCATCCGGAAATTCTGCTTACCCTGGACAGTACCGATAGCCCCATTAACTTCTCGACGACAGACCCGGACGTGGCTATCCGCCTGGGCAACGGGCATTTCCCTTCGCTGTTTTCAGAATTCCTGTTCCGCGAGCAGATTTTCCCAGTCGCCAGCCCGACGTTGCTTGCACGCTTTGGTACGCCTCAAACGGCTGCCGAATTGTTGCGCTATCCGCTGCTTACGCGCGATGGCGCAGCGTTGGTGCCGAAATGGGAGCAGTGGTTTGCCCAGGTGGGCGTCGAGGTCACGAGCTTGAAGGAGAGCATTCGCTACGCAGATACCAATATGACCATCGAGGCGGCGCTCCTGGGACAAGGGATCGCGCTGGCACGCAGCGGGCATGTCGAAGCCGAACTCAATGACGGCCGTCTTGAAAGGCTTTTCGAACTGCCGTGTGCATCGCCCCTGGCGTATTACTTCGTATGCCCCAAGGGGATCGAGACCCAGCCTCATATCACCCACTTTCGTCGTTGGCTGGTTACCCAGGCCCTGGACGCGCAGCACGCTTATGCATGA
- a CDS encoding DMT family transporter, with amino-acid sequence MPLHIICLVLFAALLHASWNAMLRGGTDRLWSMTIMCVAIALASVIVAALLAPPARASWFCVGLSAVLHVGYNLFLVRSYKSGDLGQTYPIARGVSPILIVLAASLFAGERVVPSGLLGIALVSTGILLLAYTGRRRALPDLPYALGTGFFIAAYSVVDGIGVRLSGAPMAYTAWMCLLWGVMMPLVYIGLRDARSLFAWRPGIAAAFAGGLVSLLAYGVVIYAMAHAPMGAVSALRETSVMFAALIGYAFLGEALTLRKLLACAVIALGTLVVG; translated from the coding sequence ATGCCTTTACACATCATCTGCCTCGTCTTGTTCGCCGCGCTGCTGCATGCCAGCTGGAATGCCATGCTGCGCGGGGGCACCGACCGTTTGTGGTCCATGACCATCATGTGCGTGGCGATAGCCTTGGCGAGCGTCATCGTGGCGGCGCTGCTGGCGCCGCCCGCCCGTGCCAGCTGGTTCTGCGTCGGACTCTCCGCTGTATTGCACGTGGGTTACAACCTGTTCCTGGTGCGCAGTTACAAGTCCGGCGACCTGGGCCAGACCTATCCAATCGCCCGCGGTGTATCCCCGATCCTGATCGTCCTGGCCGCTTCGCTGTTCGCGGGCGAGCGCGTGGTGCCGAGTGGACTGCTAGGTATTGCGTTGGTGTCGACCGGAATCCTCTTGCTGGCTTATACCGGGCGCCGGCGGGCGTTACCTGACTTGCCCTACGCACTGGGCACCGGTTTTTTCATTGCCGCTTACAGCGTCGTCGATGGCATAGGCGTTCGCCTCTCCGGGGCGCCAATGGCCTACACCGCCTGGATGTGCCTGTTGTGGGGCGTGATGATGCCCCTGGTTTATATCGGACTGCGAGATGCCAGAAGCCTCTTTGCCTGGCGGCCAGGTATCGCCGCAGCCTTCGCTGGCGGGTTGGTTTCATTGCTGGCCTACGGCGTCGTGATCTATGCCATGGCCCATGCCCCGATGGGAGCGGTGTCCGCCCTGCGGGAAACCAGTGTCATGTTCGCCGCTTTGATCGGGTACGCCTTTCTTGGCGAAGCATTGACCTTGCGCAAGCTGCTGGCCTGCGCCGTTATTGCGCTCGGTACGCTGGTTGTCGGTTGA
- a CDS encoding glucose 1-dehydrogenase has translation MNDRSQKPVILITGGGRGIGAATALLAAEQGYDVVLTYIADEASALAVAAQVEAKGSRALAVRADNADPAQVAELFATLDLRFGRIDVLVNNASILARQSRLEDLGFERMQRIFAVNTLGPMLCAQHATRRMAYRYGGRGGAVINISSASARLGSPNEYVDYAASKGAVETFTTGYAKEVAREGIRVNCVRPGHIYTQMHASGGEPGRVDRVKETIPMGRGGQPEEVARAILWLAGPQASFVTGTFLDVTGGK, from the coding sequence ATGAATGACCGTTCGCAAAAACCCGTGATCCTGATCACCGGAGGCGGGCGCGGGATCGGGGCGGCGACCGCCCTGCTGGCCGCTGAGCAAGGTTACGACGTCGTGCTGACCTACATCGCCGATGAGGCGTCGGCATTGGCGGTGGCAGCGCAAGTCGAGGCCAAAGGGAGCCGTGCCTTGGCGGTGCGTGCCGATAACGCCGACCCAGCCCAGGTCGCCGAACTCTTCGCCACCCTTGACCTGCGCTTCGGACGAATCGATGTGCTGGTCAACAACGCTTCGATATTGGCACGCCAATCTCGCTTGGAAGATCTTGGCTTCGAGCGCATGCAGCGAATCTTTGCGGTCAACACCTTGGGCCCGATGCTCTGCGCGCAACACGCGACCCGGCGCATGGCCTACCGTTATGGCGGGCGTGGCGGTGCCGTCATCAATATCTCTTCGGCGTCAGCCCGCCTCGGTAGCCCGAATGAATACGTGGACTACGCAGCGTCCAAGGGGGCGGTTGAAACGTTCACGACCGGTTATGCCAAGGAAGTGGCTCGGGAGGGGATTCGGGTCAACTGTGTTCGCCCCGGGCATATCTACACCCAGATGCATGCCAGTGGCGGAGAGCCGGGTAGAGTCGACCGGGTGAAGGAGACGATCCCGATGGGGCGTGGCGGCCAGCCGGAGGAGGTGGCGCGGGCCATTCTCTGGTTGGCGGGGCCGCAGGCTTCGTTTGTGACGGGCACCTTCCTGGATGTGACCGGAGGGAAGTAG
- a CDS encoding LysR family transcriptional regulator — METPLSNSGNPPPKPLQRAPLALSGLDFKLLKVFKAVVEAGGFSAAQNELNVGLAAISKQISDLEIRIGMRLCTRGREGFHLTEEGRLVYQASIDLFASVDNFRDRLSSAQNELVGDLGVGVIDNTISDSNSPLVAALKHINEQSPKVRFQLQATQLDEVERGVVEGRLVAGIVPIYQKREEFDYYALYEERSEVYCALGHPLFSMADADLGENVLKDYECINHRYAIHRDKLKFAHYDSFSASATQVEAVALLIKTGCFLGFLPQHYAAPMVARGEFRAVRPDLFNIVTPFSLILRHNIVRSPLVKAFALALGVDLKVPV, encoded by the coding sequence ATGGAAACCCCACTTTCCAATTCCGGAAACCCGCCGCCGAAACCGCTGCAACGGGCACCGTTAGCCCTGAGTGGGCTGGACTTCAAACTGCTCAAGGTGTTTAAGGCCGTGGTCGAGGCAGGAGGCTTCAGTGCTGCGCAAAATGAGCTGAATGTAGGGTTGGCAGCCATTAGCAAACAGATTTCCGATCTGGAAATCCGTATCGGCATGCGCCTTTGCACGCGGGGGCGAGAGGGGTTTCACCTGACAGAAGAAGGGCGTCTGGTATATCAGGCGTCAATAGATTTATTTGCCTCGGTTGACAATTTCCGCGATCGTCTTAGTTCCGCACAAAATGAACTTGTCGGCGATCTTGGCGTGGGAGTTATTGATAATACGATCTCTGATTCCAATTCGCCGTTAGTTGCCGCGCTTAAGCATATAAATGAACAGTCGCCCAAGGTCAGGTTTCAACTTCAGGCCACGCAACTTGATGAGGTTGAAAGAGGTGTCGTCGAGGGGCGATTGGTGGCGGGAATTGTGCCGATTTATCAAAAGCGCGAAGAGTTCGATTACTACGCGTTATACGAAGAGCGCTCGGAGGTTTATTGCGCGCTCGGCCACCCGCTGTTCTCCATGGCGGACGCGGACTTGGGGGAAAATGTGCTCAAGGATTACGAGTGCATCAACCATCGCTACGCGATTCATCGCGACAAATTGAAATTTGCCCACTACGACAGCTTTTCCGCCTCGGCAACCCAGGTGGAGGCCGTTGCACTGCTGATCAAAACAGGGTGTTTCCTGGGCTTCCTGCCCCAGCATTACGCCGCGCCGATGGTCGCGCGGGGCGAGTTTCGCGCGGTGCGCCCGGACCTGTTCAACATCGTCACGCCGTTCAGTCTGATACTGCGCCATAACATAGTGCGCAGCCCCCTGGTCAAGGCATTTGCTCTGGCATTGGGCGTGGACTTAAAAGTCCCGGTATGA
- a CDS encoding Gfo/Idh/MocA family oxidoreductase → MSTSKTLRLGLIGAGRMGSFHGLTAARHIPGACLAAIADPTPGQAARLAAELDVQKVYTDPQQLLDDPDIDAVLIAAPARSHAELVISAARAGKGVFCEKPMAITLDEADRAIAAAADARVTLQVGFNRRFARSFRTAHLDVVAGRIGTPQLLRSLTRDPALNNPAASPQWVIFLETLIHDFDTLRYLNPGAEAVEVFVMADALIAPAYKAKGFLDTAVVTIRFDNGAIATAEANFQAVYGYDVRGEVFGSAGMLTMGNVNDSDLLRYLANGVQADTQRMDTDLLRDAYVAELNHFANCVRSGEKPLASGEDARAALAIARACIESFQQGKAVRVQGARS, encoded by the coding sequence ATGAGCACATCCAAGACCCTTCGCCTTGGCCTCATCGGCGCCGGCCGCATGGGCAGTTTTCACGGCCTGACCGCCGCCCGGCACATCCCCGGCGCCTGCCTCGCCGCCATCGCCGACCCTACGCCCGGCCAAGCCGCACGCTTGGCGGCAGAACTGGACGTGCAGAAGGTCTATACCGACCCACAGCAATTACTCGATGACCCGGACATCGACGCCGTGCTGATCGCCGCCCCGGCACGCAGCCATGCCGAGTTGGTGATCAGTGCGGCCCGGGCCGGCAAAGGCGTGTTCTGTGAAAAACCGATGGCCATCACCCTCGACGAGGCCGACCGCGCCATCGCCGCCGCTGCCGATGCTCGGGTGACGCTACAAGTCGGCTTCAACCGCCGCTTCGCCAGAAGCTTCCGCACCGCCCACCTGGACGTGGTCGCCGGCCGGATCGGTACGCCACAACTGCTGCGCTCGTTGACCCGCGACCCAGCGCTGAACAACCCGGCTGCGTCACCACAATGGGTGATCTTCCTGGAAACCCTGATCCATGACTTCGACACCCTGCGCTACCTGAATCCGGGCGCCGAGGCGGTTGAGGTTTTTGTGATGGCCGATGCCCTGATCGCACCGGCCTACAAGGCCAAAGGGTTTCTCGACACTGCGGTGGTCACCATCCGTTTCGACAATGGCGCCATCGCCACGGCCGAGGCCAATTTCCAGGCCGTGTATGGCTACGATGTCCGCGGCGAAGTGTTCGGCAGCGCTGGCATGCTGACCATGGGCAACGTCAACGACTCTGACTTGCTGCGGTACCTGGCCAATGGGGTCCAGGCCGACACCCAGCGCATGGACACCGACCTGCTGCGGGATGCCTATGTGGCCGAGCTCAACCACTTCGCCAACTGCGTGCGCAGTGGAGAAAAACCCTTGGCCAGCGGTGAAGACGCGCGGGCGGCACTGGCCATTGCCCGTGCCTGTATCGAATCCTTCCAACAGGGCAAGGCGGTGCGCGTGCAAGGAGCACGGTCATGA
- a CDS encoding sigma-54 interaction domain-containing protein, which translates to MNQQPAALSAEDRDYLTTLGPASLNQGPGTALDEAWRACLQGAIERPAGIRRVIWESWLRSVHAGLDPEDGEYRFVAPADLTETLAANRVLIAAAAQVMRGLLAYNPRGHINLTDAEGTTLYFCGLDLTPIGSRLLESVQGTNCTGLAIVEDRLVYVLAEENFGFGLRQRRMHCAAAPIRDAQGRTLGMLTLTAEPGWFHFHTLGTVQAAAEAVSRQMALQALLEEQQTVLEVLNEGLVVLDEQGRIKALNHYARQLFRVGRDLLGSPFKSLGQSELTDAVLLAGGDGVRDLDCTFELPDRSHLACLVSVCPLEQGGRIVSLRENRRIREITRRIIGTQASYTFETILGRSQAIEDALHLARVASRSDSTTLILGESGTGKELFAQAIHNASDRCGGPFVAVNCGAIPRELVQSELFGHVEGAFTGAARGGSAGKFELADGGTIFLDEIGDMSFDAQVSLLRVLQEGEVTRVGAKKSLRVNVRIIAATHRNLSQAVAEGAFREDLYYRLNVLNLTVPPLRMRREDVPLLARHFLARCARSLRKSMQDLSPAALDMLGAYHWPGNVRELENVIERATNLAMTELIEPSDLALEIRQRGRPSTWGSAPGPRMAPDLGTHEMNAIIAALKDTRGNIRLAAQRLNVSRGGLYNKMSRFGLKVDAFRS; encoded by the coding sequence ATGAACCAGCAACCTGCAGCATTGAGCGCCGAAGACCGTGACTACCTCACCACGCTGGGCCCCGCGTCGTTGAACCAAGGGCCAGGCACTGCGCTGGATGAGGCTTGGCGCGCGTGTTTGCAGGGGGCTATCGAACGGCCTGCCGGGATCCGCCGGGTGATTTGGGAATCCTGGTTGCGCAGCGTCCATGCCGGCCTCGACCCAGAAGACGGCGAGTACCGTTTTGTCGCGCCTGCCGACCTGACCGAGACACTGGCAGCCAACCGGGTGCTGATCGCTGCTGCGGCGCAAGTCATGCGCGGTTTGCTCGCCTATAACCCCAGGGGCCATATCAACCTGACCGATGCCGAAGGCACGACTTTGTATTTCTGTGGCCTGGACCTCACACCCATAGGCAGTCGATTGCTGGAGTCGGTACAGGGCACCAATTGCACCGGGCTGGCTATTGTCGAAGACCGTTTGGTGTATGTGCTGGCCGAGGAGAACTTCGGGTTTGGCCTGCGCCAGCGCCGGATGCATTGCGCCGCCGCGCCAATCCGCGATGCCCAAGGTCGGACGCTGGGTATGTTGACCTTGACGGCAGAGCCCGGCTGGTTTCATTTCCATACGCTGGGCACCGTCCAGGCTGCGGCCGAGGCGGTCTCCAGGCAGATGGCGCTGCAAGCCTTGCTGGAAGAACAACAGACAGTCCTTGAGGTGCTCAACGAGGGCTTGGTGGTTTTGGATGAGCAGGGCCGCATCAAGGCCCTCAACCATTACGCGCGACAGTTGTTTCGCGTCGGCCGTGACCTGCTCGGCAGTCCATTCAAGAGCCTGGGCCAGAGCGAATTGACCGATGCAGTCCTGCTCGCGGGCGGGGATGGCGTGCGCGACCTGGACTGCACCTTTGAATTGCCCGACCGCAGCCATCTGGCCTGCCTGGTGTCGGTCTGCCCGCTGGAGCAAGGCGGGCGGATTGTGTCGTTGCGCGAGAACCGACGCATCCGCGAAATCACCCGGCGGATCATTGGCACCCAGGCCAGCTACACCTTCGAAACCATCCTCGGCCGTTCACAGGCGATTGAGGATGCACTGCACCTGGCGCGGGTTGCCAGTCGCAGTGATTCGACCACGCTGATCCTCGGTGAGAGCGGCACTGGCAAGGAGCTGTTCGCCCAGGCCATCCATAATGCCAGTGACCGTTGTGGCGGGCCTTTTGTGGCGGTTAATTGCGGCGCCATTCCCCGTGAACTGGTGCAGAGCGAACTGTTTGGACATGTCGAAGGTGCTTTCACCGGAGCGGCGCGTGGTGGGTCGGCAGGCAAGTTCGAATTGGCCGATGGTGGGACGATCTTCCTCGATGAAATCGGTGACATGTCCTTTGATGCGCAGGTCAGCCTATTACGTGTCCTGCAGGAAGGCGAGGTGACACGGGTGGGGGCGAAAAAATCGCTGCGGGTCAACGTGCGCATCATCGCTGCCACCCATCGCAACCTGAGCCAGGCCGTGGCCGAAGGCGCCTTTCGTGAGGACCTTTACTACCGGCTCAACGTGCTGAACCTGACGGTGCCGCCACTGCGGATGCGCCGCGAAGATGTACCGTTGCTCGCGCGGCATTTTCTCGCGCGATGTGCCCGGTCGCTACGCAAGTCGATGCAGGACCTTTCGCCCGCGGCGCTGGACATGCTTGGCGCCTATCACTGGCCAGGCAATGTCCGTGAGCTGGAGAACGTCATTGAGCGGGCGACCAACCTGGCGATGACTGAACTGATCGAGCCGAGCGATCTTGCCTTGGAAATCAGGCAGCGAGGGCGCCCATCGACATGGGGAAGTGCCCCTGGGCCGCGGATGGCGCCGGACCTGGGCACCCATGAGATGAATGCCATTATCGCCGCCCTCAAAGATACGCGCGGAAACATCCGCCTGGCTGCTCAACGACTGAATGTATCGCGTGGCGGGTTGTACAACAAGATGAGTCGGTTTGGGCTCAAGGTTGATGCGTTCCGTTCTTAG
- the argH gene encoding argininosuccinate lyase — MAQTTDRLWGARFKSGPSAALAALSRCPERYFRLTPYDLAGSKAHARELQRAGLLSEQETLTMLDALERIGADYRAGGIAPTLDDEDVHTFIERLLTERLGALGGKLRAGRSRNDQTANDLRLFLRDHVRTLAVEVLGLQQALVDQAEQHIESICPGFTHLQQAQPIVFAHHLLAHAQSMLRDVQRLVDWDVRTSLSPLGAAAMAGSAIARLPQQSAKEMGYSGVCENSIDAVASRDHVAEFLFIASMLGINISRLAEEFCLWSSRQFRWVALDDAYATGSSIMPQKKNPDIAELARGKAGRLIGNLTGLLSTLKSLPLSYNRDLSEDKNGVLDSVDTLLLVLPAMAGMVATMKVNVEELRRQAPLGFTLATEVADWLAVRGVPFKEAHEITGALVQACEKNDIELWEASPALLAEIDPRLTPQVRESLTLEAAIAARSGWGGTAPQQVREQIGRLKTALAAQQQWTEDYQGFRL, encoded by the coding sequence ATGGCCCAAACCACCGACCGTCTCTGGGGTGCTCGCTTCAAAAGCGGCCCTTCCGCAGCCCTGGCGGCCCTCTCCCGTTGCCCTGAGCGTTACTTCCGACTTACCCCGTATGACCTCGCCGGCTCCAAGGCCCATGCCCGGGAATTGCAGCGCGCCGGACTACTGAGCGAGCAAGAAACCCTGACCATGCTCGACGCCCTGGAACGCATCGGCGCGGACTACCGCGCTGGCGGCATCGCCCCGACCCTGGATGACGAAGACGTCCACACCTTTATCGAGCGCCTGCTGACAGAACGCCTCGGCGCCCTCGGTGGCAAGCTGCGTGCCGGTCGTTCGCGCAACGACCAGACCGCCAACGACCTGCGGCTGTTCCTGCGTGACCACGTGCGCACCCTGGCCGTTGAAGTGCTGGGTTTGCAGCAGGCACTGGTGGACCAGGCCGAGCAACACATCGAGAGTATTTGCCCCGGCTTCACCCACCTGCAACAGGCACAACCGATCGTGTTCGCTCATCACCTGCTGGCCCACGCCCAGTCGATGCTGCGCGACGTACAGCGCCTGGTGGACTGGGACGTACGTACATCACTGTCGCCACTGGGTGCGGCGGCCATGGCTGGCTCGGCTATCGCGCGTCTGCCTCAGCAATCGGCAAAGGAAATGGGCTATAGCGGTGTTTGCGAAAACTCCATCGACGCCGTTGCCAGTCGCGATCACGTCGCCGAGTTCCTGTTCATCGCCAGCATGCTCGGCATCAATATCTCGCGCCTGGCCGAAGAGTTTTGCCTGTGGTCGTCGCGGCAGTTCCGCTGGGTCGCGCTCGATGACGCCTACGCCACCGGCAGTTCGATCATGCCGCAGAAAAAGAATCCAGACATCGCCGAACTGGCACGGGGCAAGGCGGGACGCCTGATCGGCAACCTGACCGGTCTGCTGTCCACCCTCAAATCCTTGCCACTGTCCTACAACCGCGACTTGAGCGAAGACAAGAACGGCGTGCTCGATAGCGTCGACACCCTGTTGCTGGTGCTGCCGGCCATGGCCGGAATGGTTGCGACCATGAAAGTCAACGTCGAAGAACTGCGTCGCCAGGCACCGCTGGGCTTCACCCTCGCCACCGAAGTCGCCGATTGGCTGGCAGTGCGCGGCGTGCCGTTCAAGGAAGCTCACGAGATCACCGGCGCGTTGGTCCAGGCTTGCGAGAAAAACGATATCGAATTGTGGGAAGCCTCCCCCGCACTGCTGGCGGAAATCGACCCGCGCCTCACACCGCAAGTGCGCGAAAGCCTGACCCTCGAAGCCGCCATCGCTGCCCGTAGCGGCTGGGGCGGGACCGCGCCACAACAGGTGCGCGAACAGATCGGCCGGTTGAAAACCGCCCTCGCCGCCCAGCAGCAATGGACCGAGGACTATCAGGGCTTCCGCCTCTGA
- a CDS encoding TIM barrel protein: MSFIPFKLAISAEMVFLDLPFIERVKRIHALGFSVEIWNWTTKDIQALVASGADFTSMTGYISGSLTDPEGIQQLLDSAQESLAVAAQLGCPSLNLHGTGLGDQGLPVKPVAQTTGRMWLSACKTLEKIARLGEDAGRVFLLENLNTEVDHPGTPFARADDTLALIEAVGSPHLKMNLDLYHAQIGEGNLIELIQRAGNAIGEIQVADVPGRMEPGTGEIHYPAIARALFGMGYSGVVGLEGWASGDSEVALERFRQAFSLDG, encoded by the coding sequence ATGAGTTTCATCCCGTTCAAACTGGCGATCAGCGCCGAAATGGTCTTCCTCGACCTGCCCTTCATCGAGCGTGTCAAACGCATTCATGCCCTGGGCTTCAGCGTCGAGATATGGAACTGGACGACCAAAGACATCCAAGCCCTCGTAGCGAGCGGCGCGGACTTCACCTCCATGACCGGCTACATCTCAGGTAGCCTGACCGATCCCGAGGGCATCCAGCAACTGCTCGACAGCGCCCAGGAATCCTTGGCGGTCGCCGCTCAATTGGGGTGCCCGAGCCTGAACCTGCATGGCACCGGCCTGGGTGACCAGGGATTACCGGTCAAACCCGTTGCCCAGACCACCGGCCGCATGTGGTTAAGCGCCTGCAAGACGCTGGAAAAAATTGCCCGCCTGGGCGAAGACGCAGGCCGGGTGTTCCTACTGGAAAACCTCAACACCGAAGTCGACCACCCGGGCACGCCGTTCGCCCGCGCTGACGATACCCTGGCGCTGATCGAAGCCGTGGGCAGCCCACACCTGAAGATGAACCTGGACCTCTATCACGCACAGATCGGCGAAGGAAACCTGATCGAACTGATCCAGCGCGCCGGCAACGCCATCGGCGAAATCCAGGTCGCCGATGTGCCGGGACGCATGGAGCCCGGCACCGGTGAAATCCACTATCCCGCCATTGCCAGGGCCTTGTTCGGCATGGGATACAGCGGTGTCGTCGGCCTCGAAGGCTGGGCCAGCGGTGACAGCGAGGTCGCGCTTGAACGGTTCAGACAGGCCTTCTCGCTTGATGGATGA